GAGCAGTGTCACGGTTACTGTACCCGCAGGATACAACCAGTCTATTGTAACGCTTAATTTTAACGGATGGGGCCATACCTTCTATTCAGGCGTTTCAATGGGTTCATTGAGATTCCAAATCGCTCAGACCGGAACTTCCTCTGCCACCTATACTTCAACCACGATGACTTCCTGGTTATCCCCTATTAATTCCGGAGGCTACTACCGATATACTTTTCCGGCCGCCTACTCTATTTCCAATTTAGCCCCGGGAACGTATACCTTCAATTTACAGGTTGTAAGAGAAGGGGAAGCGGGTGCCGCTCCGAATGAAGTTGTTGTCTGGGGAATCCGAAGCACCGCGGAAGTATACAGCAGAAATTAAATTTTGCCCTTTGCTATAACCGAACTGTTTCATAAAATAGACAGATTGCCTTATAACCAATCTTTAAAACAATAATTAAAATGAGAAAAAAATTACTACTCCTGCCGTTCTTGGGTATTATTTCCATCACAAATGCACAAGTTGGAATAAATACCAATACCCCTTCAAGCACGCTGGACTTCAGAGGATCATTGGAAGGAAGCTACCGTGAAATCACAGCCAATACCTCTTTGTCCTCTGCAGACTACCATGTGTCATTTGCAGGAACCTCCTCATCAACGCTGAGCCTGCCTCAAATGTCTACTGCGGATGGCTCTGCATCAGATTTCAGGGGAAGAAAATACTTTGTAAAGAACAACAGTTCCACGTCCAATCTTACTTTATCAGCAGCCATCGGCCAGACCATACGGCTGGGGGGAAGCAATACGGCCAACAATACATATATTTTATCTCCCGGCGTACTGGGGATATTTACCGCCAACGCAACCAACGGCTGGGATCTTGATCTTGCGGTAAATACGATTCCGGATACCAGCTGGAAGATTACCAACAATGCTTTTAACGGCACGTTGAATTCTGCGCAGGCCTTAACAGCAGGCACTGCGTATCAGACGGTGAATGGGACCAGCTTAACGGTGACAGTACCTCCGGGATACAATCAGTCTATCGTGACGTTAAATTTTAACGGCTGGGGAGATGTTGACCCAACCGGCGTATCCTTAGGCTCACTAAGATTTCAGATTACACAAAGCGGGACATCGGCCAACACTTACGGTTCTACAACAATGACCTCCTGGTCGGTTCCGGTCAATGGAGGAAGGCCCAGATATACTTTCCCGGCCGCTTATTCTATTTCCAATTTAGCTCCGGGTACGTATACCTTCAATTTACAGGTAGTAAGAGAAGAGGAAGCGGGTTCTGCACCTAACGGAGTAAATATCTGGGGTGTCCAGAGTACGGCGAAAGTATATAATAGAAATTAAAATCTATTACAGCCGGTACGAAAGTTAAAAACGGTTTGTAATATCGTATCATATCATCAAATGAAATTATGACGGATAATTTCATTTGATCGATTCCTGAGTTTTAAATTCTTTCTTGTGCGGATAAGCAGCTGTTATGCTTCTTTGCTTATATCCGGATAATCCACTGCTGCAGTTTAAATCATTGCACGTGCCTTCAGAGGGTTTTAAATGGTTCATCTTACAGATCTGCTTTATTCCGATGATCGTTTATCATTCTTATTTTAAACTGATCAATGAAAATAAAAATTTGAAATCTTATTTTATTATAATATTAAATGTATTAAGCTGGTACACCCTAAACCAGCCATGGCCAGATAACAGAATGTTGTAAACTTCATTTATCCACATCAATGCCCAAAATGCAATTGTCCTTCAATTAATAAGAGGTTTAAACACAACAATTATTTTCATATCTTTAAACATTCCAAATACTCCCGGATTATTTGATTTATAGTACACCAGATCAACTTATTATATGAGCGAAGTTAACAAAGCACAAAATTTTCAAACCGATATAGACCAAATTAACCAGATCCCTGCTGTGGCTAAAATACTTGAAGTTATCTGCAGCACTACAGGAATGGGATTTGCAGCAGTTGTCAGAGTTACAGAAGACCGTTGGATCGCCTGTGCTGTCAATGATAAAATCAATTTCGGACTGGCAGTTGGAGAAGAACTGAAAGTTGAGACCACTTTATGCCAACAGGTGATGAATGAGCGGAAAGAAGTTGCCATCGATCATGTAGCAGAGGACCCGGTTTATGCAGAGCACCATACGCCCAGAATATATGGTCTTCAAAGTTATATTTCAGTCCCTCTTTTTCTGACCAACGGGGATTTTTTCGGAACTTTATGTGCAATCGATCCAAATCCTGCACGGTTAAATAACGAGAAGACAATTGGTATGTTCAGACTGTTTGCTGAATTAATTGCCTTTCATCTGGAATCCCTCCAAAACCTAAGCGAAACCCAGGCGCAGCTGATGGAAGAACAGACAAATGCAGAAATAAGAGAACAGTTTATAGCCATCTTAGGGCATGACCTTCGTAATCCGGTCGGTGCCATCTCAAGCGCAGCGCAGCTTATGTTCCGAACTTCCTTAGATGAAAAAAATTTAAAATTAGCCAAAATTATACAAGATTCCACCATACGTATAAGAGGATTGATTGACAATATGCTTGATTTTGCCAGCGGGCGTTTAGGAGGTGGTATTGTGCTGAATTATGACAACGACAAGGATCTTGAAGAAACGCTTCATCAAATCATTACCGAACTCCGGACGGTTTATCCTGAACGGGAAATTTCAGTCGATTTAAATTTAAATGATCCGGTTGAAGGAGATTATAAACGTATAGCGCAATTGTTTTCAAACCTTCTGGCAAACGCAATTACCCATGGGTCAAAAGGGTCTCCCATCATAGTCAGGGCAAAAAGCGAACCGGCTTTTTTTGAATTAAGTGTAATTAATAAAGGAAATAAAATTTCTCCTGAAACAGAAAAACATTTGTTTAAGCCCTTTTCCAGAGGTAAAATACATCAGGGACAGGAGGGGCTTGGGTTAGGTTTATATATTGCAAGCGAAATAGCAAATGCACACAAAGGCCAGATTTTAGTTAGTTCCAAGGATGAGGAAACTTGTTTCACATTTCAGTTTAATCGATAATTTTGATATTCTTTGCAGTTCTATATTTATAATTGTTTAAGATATATTAATTTTTCGGTCCAAAATTAAGATTCAGTCAAGTTCCCGGTCATCCCAACAATATCATACTCGTCCCTGTGGATTTTCTTCCCCGTCAGATGGCTGTTTGACCTTTGTTTTTTTTGAGACTGATCAATCTTTCCAAGTGATCTGAATGAAGATATCCGCAAGCTGCCATATCAGCAGATACTATGGCAGATCTGATTTTTCCAGCACTTACGGGTTATCAGTAATAGTAAAAGTTATTTTGGGTTGTCTAAATAATAAATCAAACGGCATTCTTTTCTTACAGGTATCGTTTTCGTAACCGGAAACGGTATAATTAATGATCCCGCCTTCTTTTGTAAAGGAAAGTAATCCATCGGCATGATTTCTTTTTTCATGACTGCTGTCACTGGGGAAATCAATGGCAAAGTGGCCATTTTCATTGTTCATAAAAAGGGCTATTTTGCTGAAAGGTTTATTCGTCATGAATAGTCGTAACGCAGGAGCCAAATCTGTTGTATACGTATAATCAGCATGATCATCGATTTCAATATTCAGCTGCGGCCAGTTCACAATAATTTCTGAGTGGAGCAACAATCCTGAATATTCTTTCTTAAAATCAAAAAATTCGGCGAATGAAGAATCATTTAATACGTAACTTTTAAATTCGTCCAGAGAAAAAGCGTTTCCAACGCTAAAAACCCCGAATAACATCGAGATCATCCAGGCATTATCCAGTTTGAAATACCTCAAAGATTCTTCAGGTAAAATATTTTTATGCGGAAACAGATAAAAATACGGAAAATCAATCAGTTTCACCAGGTTTATGATGAAAGCTTTAATCAGTTCCGGGAGTTTTCGTACGCTAAAATCCAATGCGAGATTCAGCGGGCTGTATTCTTCATTCTGCTCTGACATCAACTGACTCAATTTCAACTGGTCTTTCCACTTTTTGATCTCCTGTAAAACTTTGGCATTGGTGGTTACCAATATCCTCCCCAGCTGCCACGCTGCAGCATAGCCCATATCGAGCATTTTCGTTTCTTCGTTATAAAGGATTAATCTTTCAGAATGATCCGGAATAAAATCTCCCAGATCAAAACCTGTCTCAGGAGCAATGCTTAAGCCTTTAAAAGTCATGATATGCTGTCTCCGTACAAAGGGACCCTGATACCAGGAAACCATTTTTCCTCCTGATTTCAAAGTATGCCGCAGAGGGATTTTCCCCATACCGATCAGGCTATTCACCGCAGTATTCCTGGATGCTGCCGGTAAAATGTAATTTATTTCTGAAAATTTCAGCTCCTGAAGCATTCCTTTCAGGGTCTTTCCTTCGTATTTCAGAAGAGAGAGAATTTCATTCTTTTCATCACCATTATCTCCTTTTTCCAATATATCCAGGATTGGCGCATATTGTTTTCTGCTTCGTTTCAGATAGTTTATTAATTTTTCTTCTCCTTCCAGAACAGGATGTTTTGATGTATGTGTTTTAATTGCATGTAAAGATGACAGTCCTCTAAATTTATCTTCATTGTATTGGTATGAGTCATGCTTAAATGATTCAAACGCCCATTGATAAAGAACAATCAGATTGTTTGGCGCATTTTCTTTCTTTGTGCCTGAAAGATTGAATTTTCCTGATTCTTCAACCATATAAGAACAGATGAAAGCATGGTATTTTTTATCCGGGCATACCATTCTTTTTGAAACTACAATAGCTGTTTCATCAGAAATAAATGCCTGATTTCTTTCTTCTCCCTGCTGGATCCTGACATGGGATAAGTATTTCATTTCTAAGTTGTCCGGCAGATTTACTGCAAATTTCTCCGGAATTTCCAGGTATGTGAAGGCCTTGTTTTTTTCATAACACTGTTCTAAGAGCCGTGTATCTGCCTTTTGAACAGACACCTGTGAATCGTCTTTTAAATTGCCGTCAAAATCTATTTCAGATTCTTCAAAAAGGGCAACAAATAAATACGGAGACCTCTCGCCACCGGCCGTTTCATTCAAAAAATCCCAGGGAAGAGAACTTCTTTTAAACTGCACATTCGGGAAAGCCCCGGCGTAATTTCCTCCCCCTGATTTAGGAGGATAAACCGACAGAATTTCATTATCAGGAATCTGATGCATAAAGCCGGAAACCATAAACTCCACTTCCGAAGTGCTGGAAAGCAGGTAATTGACTGATGTTACTTTGATTTTGTATCTGCCAGCCGGTACAGATGAAGCATGTGCCGATTCAATAAAAACAGTATTCTGAGACATGGGTGGTTACGTAATTGAATAGTTAAAAATAGTAAAATCCTTATGGTAGGAATAGGCTTCTACATCGTTCAGAAGGTCGGTATAATCAATTTCCTCATGAGGCAGTATGAAATCAAAATCATTCAGTTCCGATTGTAAATCAATGGTCAGTATGTTTTCTTTTTTGTCATTATTTTTGGGTATCCGCTCCTCTTTTTTACCTGTCTGAAGGTATCGGTAGTCAGTCTCATCGAATATCGCTGCCTTTTCTCCGCCCATCCTGCCTTCCTTCGCCGGTTCAGGAAACCTGATTCTGGCCCCGGTGGTAAGATTTTTAATAAGGCCGTCACCGGCAAGTACGGATGACTGGGTTAATTTTTCCCTGCTCCAGAGTGCTTTTGGTATGTTCTGGTATATGGGTTCTATCTGCCATTCCTGATGCAAACAATCTCCGTTGGTAATCTCTACCTGTATGCTGTGCAGAAAAGGGGTTTCATCATATCCTTCACAGTTTATCCCGAATAATTCATGGGTTGCGATATGGCTTCCGCCACTAAGTTTAATGTCCGATACGGGAACCTGGCTGCTGAATTCAAAAACAAAGCCTACCGGATTTACGATGGGTATTTCTTCATTATATTCCTGACCGGTATTTTTACCTTCCTTGGAAATTTTACCTTCTGTAATGCTCAGCTTCAAATGATCCTGTGGAATAAATTCTTTTCTGAATTCATCTTTGGTCAACTGCCGGCTTCTTGAGCCGGCTTCGCCGAAACGGACGGTAAAATAATATCCTGCCACATCCAAAGAAGCAAGCCCCGCCAGATCAGGTCCCCAAATGCTTAATTTAGCATGTAAACTTACGTTGATGT
The sequence above is a segment of the Chryseobacterium sp. JJR-5R genome. Coding sequences within it:
- a CDS encoding GAF domain-containing sensor histidine kinase gives rise to the protein MSEVNKAQNFQTDIDQINQIPAVAKILEVICSTTGMGFAAVVRVTEDRWIACAVNDKINFGLAVGEELKVETTLCQQVMNERKEVAIDHVAEDPVYAEHHTPRIYGLQSYISVPLFLTNGDFFGTLCAIDPNPARLNNEKTIGMFRLFAELIAFHLESLQNLSETQAQLMEEQTNAEIREQFIAILGHDLRNPVGAISSAAQLMFRTSLDEKNLKLAKIIQDSTIRIRGLIDNMLDFASGRLGGGIVLNYDNDKDLEETLHQIITELRTVYPEREISVDLNLNDPVEGDYKRIAQLFSNLLANAITHGSKGSPIIVRAKSEPAFFELSVINKGNKISPETEKHLFKPFSRGKIHQGQEGLGLGLYIASEIANAHKGQILVSSKDEETCFTFQFNR